TCGACGAGCGACCGCGAAATGCAAACCAGCTCGCTGAGGACCTCGAACTCGACTACAAAACCGTCCGACACCACCTCGACGTGCTCGAAGACAACGGCGTGCTACAAGACAGCGGCGACGACTACGGCGCGATCTACCTGCCGACGGATCAGGCGCGCCATCACTGGGACACCATCGAGGAAATCATGGAGCAGGTGGAGTGAGTATGGTACGAATTGGGAAAGAGTATATGCAGCCGTACAGGGTAGGAGACAGTAGATGGCCGTCCTGATCGACGCGATGCGCGTGCTCAGCGCGCTCAACGTGGCCCTCCTCATCGGCCTCGGGTACGTCTGGGGGCGGAACTTCTATCGGTTCCGCTCGAAGCACACGCTCGGCCTGCTGGTGTTCGCCGTGTTGCTCCTCGCAGAGAACGCGCTGTCGATCGTTTTCTTCGTTTTCAACTTCGAGGGCCTCACGGCGTGGGTCACTGACCCGAGCTTCGTGCCAACGATCGCCCAGCAGGCGATGTTGACGCTGCGTGCCCTCGAATTCGCCGGCATCGCGTTTCTCACGTGGGTCACGTGGGACTGATTTCGAAACGTCGAAGCGATTCTTCAGATTCGAACGACGATCGCTCGGCGACGACGATCGAAGGCTTGCCACGAGCTATCCGAGAGCCGAGCGTGACTGGTCCGAACCACGGACGCTCAGGGCCGATCAGCCCACCAAAAACCATCGATTTGCCAGGGTTTTTGAGGTGCGCGATTACGCGCTCGTTAGGCTGTGAGACGGCCGTTCTCAGCCGCCGTTCTCCGACAGATTTAAGTGCTTTACGGACTAACGATTGGTTAAGCACCGAGTTCTGGGACTGTCAACGAACCATCCCCAGCAGCCGACCGCTTCAGACCCCACTAACTCAATCATGAGCGACACAACGACCCGAATCAACCGCGAGGAAGAGACCCAGGAAGCCGAAACCGAACAGGAAGAGGAGGCCCCCGAGGACGAGCTGGTGTGTCCGGAGTGTGGCGGCCGACTGGTCAGCGACACCGAACACGGCGAGACCGTCTGTACTGACTGCGGACTCGTCGTCGAGGCCGACGAGATCGATCGCGGCCCCGAGTGGCGCGCCTTCGACTCNACCGTCTGTACTGACTGCGGACTCGTCGTCGAGGCCGACGAGATCGATCGCGGCCCCGAGTGGCGCGCCTTCGACTCCGCCGAGCGCGACCAGAAATCCCGCGTCGGGGCCCCCACCACGAACATGATGCACGACAAGGGCCTCTCGACCAACATCGGCTGGCAGGACAAGGACGCCTACGGCAACAGTCTCTCCAGCCGTCAGCGCCAGAAAATGCAGCGCCTCCGCACCTGGAACGAGCGCTTCCGCACCCGCGACTCCAAGGAGCGAAACCTCAAACAGGCCCTCGGCGAGATCGATCGGATGGCCTCCGCTCTGGGGCTTCCCGACAGCGTGCGCGAGACCGCGAGCGTCATCTACCGCCGCGCGCTCGACGAGGACCTTCTGCCTGGGCGCTCCATCGAGGGTGTCTCGACCAGTGCGCTGTATGCGGCGGCACGGCAGGCCGGTACCCCNGCTTCCCGACAGCGTGCGCGAGACCGCGAGCGTCATCTACCGCCGCGCGCTCGACGAGGACCTTCTGCCTGGGCGCTCCATCGAGGGTGTCTCGACCAGTGCGCTGTATGCGGCGGCACGGCAGGCCGGTACCCCGCGATCGCTCGACGAGATCGCTACCGTCTCCCGGGTCGGGAAGATGGAGCTCACCAGAACGTACCGGTACGTAGTGCGCGAGCTCGGCCTCGAGATCCAGCCCGCCGACCCCGCGAGCTACGTCCCCCGGTTCGCTTCCGATCTCGACCTCTCCGAGGAGTCCGAGCGACGTGCTCGACAGCTCCTCGACACCGCGAAGGAAGAGGGTATCATCAGCGGGAAGAGCCCCGTCGGGCTGGCGGCTGCTGCGGTCTACGCCGCTGCGCTCCTCACCAACGAGAAAGTCACCCAGGGCGCTGTTTNGGGAAGAGCCCCGTCGGGCTGGCGGCTGCTGCGGTCTACGCCGCTGCGCTCCTCACCAACGAGAAAGTCACCCAGGGCGCTGTTTCGGAGGTCGCCGACATCTCCGAGGTCACCATCCGCAATCGGTACAAGGAGCTCCTCGAAGCCGAGGGCGACGTGATGGCAGCCTGACTGACGCGAACCTTTTTGTAGCTCTCGCGTGTCGGTCGATGACATGGACGAAGCAGCCGTCCAGCTTTTGTGTCCGGAGTGTGCGAAGAACTGGCGATCGACGCCACGCGA
This sequence is a window from Halococcus salifodinae DSM 8989. Protein-coding genes within it:
- a CDS encoding winged helix-turn-helix domain-containing protein, with amino-acid sequence MEAVLWYVLTGTRGGTNRVRILRALDERPRNANQLAEDLELDYKTVRHHLDVLEDNGVLQDSGDDYGAIYLPTDQARHHWDTIEEIMEQVE